One window from the genome of Tachypleus tridentatus isolate NWPU-2018 chromosome 11, ASM421037v1, whole genome shotgun sequence encodes:
- the LOC143231959 gene encoding myocyte-specific enhancer factor 2C-like isoform X1: MGRKKIRISKITDDRNRQVTFTKRKFGLMKKAYELSVLCNCEIALIIFNNSNKLFQYASTDMDKVLLKYTEYNEPHESRTNNDIIEAIFKKEHKSTINDCSSPDNDVDDFSLPSQKDEICTLMSRSPNLHGNRQQTNPNHMTGLQALSVPVNNTVYSTNNAGQLMQLSPQVSPPATHSPHLSPAGNILEAPHLNSQDFHHNSRENNATLGNTSPSGLNAKQQGSLSRQHLPQNDNRLNGQLVLSHVNHRASNTMSPHMNHPMVATLPMSSSHMRGISSYPSNGVSPSFQPDDFQLSTEMNLMGYHSSSPLTSWSPGDQRLLAPVTVTRSSHAMVNGSHHLSLSSTPPPTSNSPHQVKIKSEPVSPPHDITLLRPSSISDQFLSGDPLSNASRSSPPGCGQFEMASVKRQRLSADVWTT, encoded by the exons ATGGGTCGAAAAAAGATTCGTATATCGAAAATCACCGACGATCGCAACCGCCAG GTGACTTTCACCAAGAGGAAGTTCGGACTTATGAAGAAAGCTTACGAACTGAGCGTGTTGTGTAACTGTGAGATCGCGCTAATCATTTTCAACAACAGCAATAAGCTATTTCAGTACGCCAGCACAGACATGGATAAAGTACTGTTGAAGTATACAGAGTACAACGAACCCCATGAAAGCAGAACAAATAACGACATTATAGAA gcGATTTTTAAGAAGGAACACAAGAGCACAATAAATGACTGCAGTAGCCCCGACAATGACGTTGACGATTTTTCCCTACCATCACAAAAAGATGAGATCTGTACGTTAATGTCACGCAGTCCAAACCTGCATGGAAATAGG CAACAGACGAATCCCAACCATATGACAGGACTCCAGGCCTTGTCTGTTCCTGTCAATAATACGGTGTACAGCACAAACAACGCTGGTCAGCTAATGCAGCTGTCGCCACAGGTGTCGCCACCTGCAACTCACAGTCCTCATCTCAGCCCTGCAG GAAACATACTGGAAGCTCCTCACTTGAACTCACAAGATTTTCATCATAATTCCCGTGAAAATAATGCGACATTAGGAAACACCTCCCCTAGCGGCCTAAACGCGAAGCAACAAGGGTCTCTTAGTAGGCAACACCTTCCTCAAAATGACAATCGTTTGAACGGTCAATTAGTACTATCACATGTGAACCACAGAGCAAGTAACACAATG TCTCCGCATATGAACCATCCAATGGTAGCTACTTTACCAATGTCATCATCACATATGCGTGGAATTAGCAGTTATCCGTCCAATGGGGTTTCACCTTCTTTTCAACCAG ATGATTTCCAGCTCAGTACCGAGATGAATCTCATGGGCTACCATTCATCAAGTCCGCTCACCAGCTGGTCGCCAGGTGATCAAAGACTGTTGGCTCCGGTAACTGTCACCAGGAG TTCTCATGCAATGGTCAACGGATCACACCACTTATCACTCAGCAGTACCCCCCCTCCAACATCTAACTCGCCACATCAAGTAAAGATTAAAAGTGAGCCTGTATCTCCTCCGCACGATATTACACTTTTGAGACCCTCTTCAATATCCGATCAGTTTTTGTCAGGTGACCCACTAAGTAATGCCTCACGTTCGTCACCTCCTGGGTGTGGACAGTTTGAAATGGCGTCAGTTAAACGACAGCGTCTCTCCGCAGATGTGTGGACTACATAG
- the LOC143231959 gene encoding myocyte-specific enhancer factor 2C-like isoform X2, translated as MGRKKIRISKITDDRNRQVTFTKRKFGLMKKAYELSVLCNCEIALIIFNNSNKLFQYASTDMDKVLLKYTEYNEPHESRTNNDIIEAIFKKEHKSTINDCSSPDNDVDDFSLPSQKDEICTLMSRSPNLHGNRTNPNHMTGLQALSVPVNNTVYSTNNAGQLMQLSPQVSPPATHSPHLSPAGNILEAPHLNSQDFHHNSRENNATLGNTSPSGLNAKQQGSLSRQHLPQNDNRLNGQLVLSHVNHRASNTMSPHMNHPMVATLPMSSSHMRGISSYPSNGVSPSFQPDDFQLSTEMNLMGYHSSSPLTSWSPGDQRLLAPVTVTRSSHAMVNGSHHLSLSSTPPPTSNSPHQVKIKSEPVSPPHDITLLRPSSISDQFLSGDPLSNASRSSPPGCGQFEMASVKRQRLSADVWTT; from the exons ATGGGTCGAAAAAAGATTCGTATATCGAAAATCACCGACGATCGCAACCGCCAG GTGACTTTCACCAAGAGGAAGTTCGGACTTATGAAGAAAGCTTACGAACTGAGCGTGTTGTGTAACTGTGAGATCGCGCTAATCATTTTCAACAACAGCAATAAGCTATTTCAGTACGCCAGCACAGACATGGATAAAGTACTGTTGAAGTATACAGAGTACAACGAACCCCATGAAAGCAGAACAAATAACGACATTATAGAA gcGATTTTTAAGAAGGAACACAAGAGCACAATAAATGACTGCAGTAGCCCCGACAATGACGTTGACGATTTTTCCCTACCATCACAAAAAGATGAGATCTGTACGTTAATGTCACGCAGTCCAAACCTGCATGGAAATAGG ACGAATCCCAACCATATGACAGGACTCCAGGCCTTGTCTGTTCCTGTCAATAATACGGTGTACAGCACAAACAACGCTGGTCAGCTAATGCAGCTGTCGCCACAGGTGTCGCCACCTGCAACTCACAGTCCTCATCTCAGCCCTGCAG GAAACATACTGGAAGCTCCTCACTTGAACTCACAAGATTTTCATCATAATTCCCGTGAAAATAATGCGACATTAGGAAACACCTCCCCTAGCGGCCTAAACGCGAAGCAACAAGGGTCTCTTAGTAGGCAACACCTTCCTCAAAATGACAATCGTTTGAACGGTCAATTAGTACTATCACATGTGAACCACAGAGCAAGTAACACAATG TCTCCGCATATGAACCATCCAATGGTAGCTACTTTACCAATGTCATCATCACATATGCGTGGAATTAGCAGTTATCCGTCCAATGGGGTTTCACCTTCTTTTCAACCAG ATGATTTCCAGCTCAGTACCGAGATGAATCTCATGGGCTACCATTCATCAAGTCCGCTCACCAGCTGGTCGCCAGGTGATCAAAGACTGTTGGCTCCGGTAACTGTCACCAGGAG TTCTCATGCAATGGTCAACGGATCACACCACTTATCACTCAGCAGTACCCCCCCTCCAACATCTAACTCGCCACATCAAGTAAAGATTAAAAGTGAGCCTGTATCTCCTCCGCACGATATTACACTTTTGAGACCCTCTTCAATATCCGATCAGTTTTTGTCAGGTGACCCACTAAGTAATGCCTCACGTTCGTCACCTCCTGGGTGTGGACAGTTTGAAATGGCGTCAGTTAAACGACAGCGTCTCTCCGCAGATGTGTGGACTACATAG